ATTTCAGGAATTCATAACCCTTCTTCTGAGAGGAAACCATGGCACGTATGAAAACAGGTCATACGGTTGATTTTCGGCCCGCAAGCCTGGCCGACATTGAAACCGTTGAGGTCACAGCCGACCTTCTGATCATAGGCGGCGGCAACGCCGGGTGCTTTGTGGCCACCGAAGCCGCACGGCTCAACCCGCAAATAAAAACCGTCATTGTGGAAAAAGCGGATATTATGCGCTCTGGAGCCTGCTCCGCAGGAATGGACGCCATCAACACCTACATCCCCGAAGGCAAGACGCCCGAGGATCTCGTTCGCTGGAGTCGCTCGCAGGTGGGCGGCGGCCCCTTGCGTGAAGATCTGGCGCTCTCCAATGCTGAAGAGCTTAATGAATGCGTGGATGATCTTGAACGCTGGGGCCTCCCCATCCTGCGGGACGAAGACGGAAAGATTCGCTATCGCGGCAAGTGGGACATCTCCATCCACGGTGAGCAACTGAAGCCCATCATGGCTGAAAAGGCTCTTGAAAGCGGCGCTGACGTCTACAACCGGGTAGCGGCCACAAGCCTGCTGATGCAGGATGGCCGCTGCGTGGGAGCCACTGGCTTTGGCGTTCGCGACGGCAGGTTTTATGTTTTCCGCGCCAAGGCCACGGTTGTCAGCACAGGCGGCGCAGGCACGCTTTACAAATCCTACACTGCAGACTCCACAGACAGCGGTTCGCAGATATGGATGTGTCCTTACTGCGTCGGATCAGGCTATGCTATGGGTTTCAGGCAGGGTGCCGAGCTCACGAGCCTTGAGCAACGCTGGGTCGCCACACGCACCAAGGATTTTTGCGGCCCCGTGGACACCATTTCCGTGGGCTATGGCGCGCCCATCATCAACTCGCACGGCGAGCGCGTCATGAGCCGTTACGCAAGCCTGGGCGGCGACGCGGCACCCCGGTACATCCGCGCCAACGCCCCCATGGAAGAATGGCTCGCCGGACGCGGCCCCTGCTACTGCGACACCACCCACATGACGCCTGAAAAAACCAAGGCCATGATGGAAGACTACCTGAACGAACGCCCTTCATTTGTGCTCTTTCTCGCCAGCCGGGGGCAGGACCCCAGCAAGGAACCCATCGAAATTTTCGGTTCCGACCCCTACATCCTTGGCGGTCACACCGGGGGCGGCTACTGGGTAGACATGGAGCGCATGACCACCCTGCCCGGCCTGTTCGCGGCGGGTGAAACCGCAGGCGGTAACCCCAACAAGTTTGTGGGCGGTTGCTGCGCCGAAGGAAAACTGGCCGCGCGCGGAGCCCTGGCCTTTATGGCTGCCGTGGACGCGCCAGCCCCTGACGCAGCGCAGATTGAGCGCGAAAAAGAACGGGTCTATGCCCCGCTGCTGACGCGTGAAGCCGAAGGCATTCGTCCGGTGGAAATGAAGGAACGCCTGCAAAGGCTCATGGACGAATATGCTGGCGGCTCCAGCCAGTTTTACCGCACCAACGAGCAACAACTGGACTACGCCCTCAGGCATATCAAGATGCTGCAAAGCCAGTTCTGCCATCTGCGCGCGCAGGATCTGCACGAACTGATGCAGGCCAGCGAAACCATGGACCGTGTGGATGTGGCCGAAGCCGTGGTGCATCACCTCAAGGCCCGCAGGGAAACTCGCTGGGCTGGCTGGCAGACACGATCGGACTACCCGGAACGTGATGACGCCAACTTCGACTGCTTTGTGGAATCACGCCGGGATGCAGACACCGGAGAAATAGTCACATTTACCCGTCCCTACGAGCAACTGCTGCCTGGCGACAGGTACAAGCCCTAATGCAGGAGAACGAACATGCCGCCAAAAATTGACGTACATAAATGCAATGGCTGTAAAGGGCGCGAAGAAACCCATTGCGAAGAGGCGTGCCCCGGCAACCTCATGGCCCTTGATCAGGGCACCGGCAAGGCTTTTCTGCGCAACCCCCGCGACTGCTGGGACTGCATGTCCTGCATCAAGGCTTGCCCATCCGGCGCGCTTGAAATCAAGATGCCCTATCAGCTCGGCTACTTCAAAGCTTCATTGAAACCCATAATGGGGTCCAACTTCATTATCTGGAAATGCCGCGACATCTATGGGCAGGAACAGACCTACCGTTACGTGAACCGACTGGACAAGGCCTAAAACGGATATTACTTCAACCTACGCCCGCCGCATCTGCCGAACGGCGGGCGTAACCTCTTTCCACCGCGAACTCCATGCTCCGCGGTGGAAAGGGAAGGGCCTTGGGTCACAGGAGTTTCGACCTTGCGGCCCAGGCTATAACAAAAGTGGTTGCAGCAAGGATCACGGTATGAACACATTCTGGCACCTCGAAAAAGAAGATTTTTTCAGAGGGATTGACGATGTAAAAAGCATTTTTTTGGAAAACGCCCACCGTCTGGAATTGCCCAAGAACGAAACCGTTTTTTTGGAGGGTGATGCCGGAGATACGTGTTTTTATATTGAATCCGGCCTGGTTCGCATCTTTGGTACGGCTGGTTTTGGCAAAGAGATGACATTTTCCTTGCGTATGCGGGGGGAATTTTTTGGCCTTTCGGAAGTGCTGAACAGTTCTCCGCGCAAGGCAGGCGCGCAAACTGCAAGTCCTTCTGTGCTGTATTCCATCGGCCAGCAAAGCTTTGAAACCCTGCTGCGTGATCATTATCCGCTGGCACGTCGCGTCATTACCTTGCTGGGGCGCAGGTTGCGCTATATGGGCGATATGGTGCGCAGACAAAATGATGACGTGGCCAACCGCCTGGCAAGCCTGCTTATTTCACTGGCCTACGACACGCTGCGCACCACCGAAGACTGGGACAAGCCCTGTGAAATCCCACTGAACATTCCTCAGGAACAGATGGCCTCCATGGTAGGTTCGACTCAGCCCACGGTAAGCGCCACCTTGCAGCGCTTTCGCATGGACGGTCTTATCGTGGGCAACGGCAGAAAGATTGTGCTGCTCAACCCCATTGAGATGATCTACAGGCTTGACCACAATCTTCTTTGATCTCCGGCCAATCTTCTCGCGCCGATCCACCCATTTTTCAAAGTAATATAGCATGTTGACTTTTTATAAAGTCAAATGATCCTACGTCGCACGCACGTTTCGTGCTGCGCAACATGGCGTGTCTTCTACCAAAATCGCCCTTCCAGAAAAATGATGAATTGAAATTTGAAGCATTTCAATAACAATCTGATTTAAAAAGCTATTTTCTATAAACCCAGCCTGTTGCCTTCTCCAAACCCATCCATCCGGCCTCTTTTTTGTCACCGTGTGGCAGTTATTCCTCACGGGACAAAATCAGCTCGCAGCGCTGCCAGAGGTTGCGCCAGGGCTGCATTTCCTGCTACACAGCCAGTATCTCGCGATTTTCTTTCCATTAAATTCTGAGCGGTACAGGGAGACGACTATGCAGCATGTTTTTTTCAGCAGCTTTCTAGGCAAATCGCCACTCTGGTACAAATATACGGTGCTGGCCTTTCTGGTGGCCAACCCTGTTCTCAATATTGTAGTCGGCCCATTTCTAACGGGCTGGCTGCTGCTGCTCCAGTTTATCTTTATTCTTTCGCTGGCGCTGAAGTGCTACCCCATTCCCGCAGGCGGTCTGCTGGCCCTGGAGGCCATCATCATCGGCATGACCACGCCCGACGCCGTATACAAGGAAGTGGCCACCAACCTGCCCACGCTGCTTTTGCTCATCTTTATGGTGGCGGGCATCTACTATCTGAAAGACGTGGTTTTTGTCGTTTTTACCCGGTTGTTTATCGCCATCCGGAAAAAACACTGGCTGTCACTGGCATTCTGCATTGCCAGCGCCACGCTTTCCGCCTTTCTGGACGCCCTGACACTCATGGCCATCATTATTGCCGTCTGCTTCAATTTTTACGCCATTTTTCGCAAGGTGGCCGGAGCCTTTACCCCCACCAACGGCAAAGAAGCCCCGGAAGTTGAAGAATTCTGCGGTTTTTTGCGCAACATCATCATGCACGGCGCTCTGGGGACAGCCCTTGGCGGCACCATGACCATTGTGGGCGAACCGCAAAACCTCATGATCGGCACCATGATGAATTGGTCATTCGCGGAATTTTTTATGCACAACGCCGTCATCGCCGTGCCTGTGGCCATTGTGGGCTTTACCCTCTGCCCCCTGCTTGAAATCTTTCGCTTTCCCGGTTTCGGATACCAGCTGCCGGAGCCCATCCGCGAGCTTATTGTCAAGGACGCCGCCAAAAAAGCGCGCCAGCTTTCAGACCAGACGCGCTTTCTTCACATCACCCAATGCGTGGTGGGCATACTGCTGATTTTGGCCCTGGCCCTTCACGTGGCCGAAATCGGCCTGCTCGGCCTCACGCTGATCATCCTGCTTTCGGCCATGACGGGCAAAACCAAGGAGCACGACTTTTCCGAGGCCTTCAACAACGCCATGCCCTTTGTCTGCCTTATCATCATCTTTTTTGGCATTCTTTCGGTGGTGCATGACCAGCATCTGGTGACGCCGCTTGTGGAATGGGTCTTCCAGTTCCAGGGCAAACCCCAGTTGCTGGCGCTGTATCTGGTCAACGGCACACTGTCGTTCGTCAGCGACAACGTCTTCATCGCCTCTGTCTTTATTACTGAAATGGACAAAGCCCATACGGCTGGCCTGTTCTCCAGCGAGTGGTACGATAAAATCGCCGTGGTGGTGAATATGGGCACCAACATTCCCGCTGTGGCGACGCCCAACGGCCAGGCGGCTTTTCTCTTTTTGCTCACGTCTTCGCTGGCTCCGCTCATCAAGCTCTCGTACATGCGGATGGTCAAACTGGCCTTTCCCTATACCGTGACCATGACTGCCACCGGAGCCATTTGCATCTACTTTTTCCTGTAGCCGCCCGATCCTGGCCCAGATATGTGGAGAACATACCGATGAATATACAGTTTATGTCCGCCAAGCTGCTTGTGGTCTTTGGCGAATGCGGCTGCGGCATGGCCATCGTTGACGCCTCCAAGGAAGGAGGCGCACGCGGCGGCACGAGGCTTCACGGCCGCTGTCTGGATGAAGACGGTTGCGGCTGCGGCTCATGCCCCGGTTGCGTTGATCAGGACATTATCCTCATTCTCATGCAGGATGAGGCTGAAAGCGTTATTACGGCCGTTGTGGAAGGGGTTTTGAAAAACCCCCAATGTCGTGCGGGCGCAGCCATAGTGCTGGACGTGCCCAAGGCCATGCTGCGCGCCAGCCAGACAGCCAGCAACGAGCCTTTATTACATACCATCGAGGGAGAAGACATGAAATCCGGCTACACCATGATATGCAGCATTATCAATTACGGACAGGCTGAAGAGCTCATGGCGGTGGCCCGGCAGGCCGGAGCGCGTGGCGGCACCATACTGGGGGCCAGAGGAACGGGTACTGAAGAAGACGTGAAATTCTTCGGCATCAGCCTGACGCCTGAAAAGGAATTTCTTCTCATCATAAGTGAGAACGCCGCGACAGACGCCATTTTACAGGCGCTTGGCAGCCAGCCGGTCTTCAGCGAGCCGGGGGGCGGCATTGTCTTTACCGCCAGCATTGAGCGCTACATATCCCTCAATGCCTGATGCCGCCAAGGGCTCTGCGCCCCGGGGCGCGAGAGCTTTCTGGTTGCGCCATTGCCCCCGGTGCGCAGCATAAAAGCCTTATAACGAACTGGTGTTAGAAGAAAACAGAGGCCGGAGCGGCATAGCCGCTCCGGCCTTTAAAAACCGGCTCCGCATCCCGCCAGAGCAATTTCAAAGTGAATCTGCTCTTGCGGCGGCGTGAGAGGAATCAGTCGTAAGGACGTCAGGCTGTTTGCCTGCCATGATTGTCCACCCCGATTGGCCATCGCGCCGGGGTTTGCCGACCCTGTTACACGCCCAAACGGGCGTGTCTGCAACGCTGCTTTGCCCTAGAGGGCTGCCACGGTCCAAAGGGCTTCCACGTCCAGGCCCGCCAGATGCCTGCGCAGCATGTCCAGCGCGTGGCTTGAAGCCAGACGCCGCGTCCATTCCCGCCCAAGGTAGCGCCCATGCGGACGCAGTTCACGCAGCCATACATCCTGGCCATGGCTCAGCGCCACATATACCAGACCCACAGGCTTGCTCTCGGTGCCGCCGCCGGGCCCGGCCACGCCGGTTATGCCAAGGCCGTAATCCGCCCCATAGCGCTCGCGCACGCCTGCGGCCATGCTGCGGGCCACTTCCGGGCTTACGGCCCCGTGCCGCTCCAGCAGTTCTTCAGGCACGCCCAAAAGCCTGGTCTTGGCTTCATTGGCGTAGGTGATCAGGCCGTAGCCGAAAACTTCCGAAGAACCGGGCTGATCAGTGATACGCTTGGCCAGCAGCCCGCCGGTGCAGGATTCCGCCGTGGCCAGACTTTGCCCGCGCAGACGCAGCCCCTCCACCACCACGGCCTCCAGGCCCGTCACATTGACGCCATAGACCACATCGCCCAGACGGGCGCGCACCTCGTTGACCACTGGCATGGCCAGGGCTTCGGCAGCCTCGGCGCTCGCCGCCTTGGCCGTCACCCGCACGAACATTTCCGCGTCCCCGGCATAGGGGGCGGCCGTGGGGTTGACGCCTTCGGTCAGGTCGGCAATGCGCAAGGCCGCCGTGCCCTCGCCAATACCAAAGGTGCGCACCATGAAGGACGCTATGACCGAATCCGTCATGTTCTGCAAAAAGGGCACGACGCTGTTTTCGAGCATGGGCAGAAGCTCGGACGGTGGCCCCGGCAGCAGGATGACCCATTGCCCGCAGCCCGCTGGCACGGCGCAGCCGGGGGCAGTGCCCGCGTCATTGGGAAAGGCCACGGAACCGCGCGGCAGGTAGGCCTGCTTGAGCTGATTGGCCGATATGGGGCGGTCGCCAAAATAGTCGCGCAGGCGGCGCAGGCTGTCCGCATCTTCTTCAAGGGGGCACCCCGTGACCTGCGCCACGGTTTCCTTGGTCATATCGTCATCTGTGGGGCCAAGGCCGCCGGTGGTTATGATGATCTGCGCGCGCCCTAGTGCCTCGCGCAGCGCGGATTCAAGCCGTCCGCCATTATCCCCCACCGTGTGCACCTGCAAAAGATCCAGACCCAGCGCTGAAAGCGCCTTGGCCACGTGGGCGGCGTCGGTGTTGACAGTATGTCCCAGCAGAAGTTCCGTACCCACTGAAATGATTTCCGCCCTCATGCGGCCTCCTTGCGTCCTTAGAGCAGATTAACTTTGAAATGCTACACATTTCAAAGTTTTCATTCAGCCGAAAAATATAATTTTCGGCTGAACCCACGCCACGTTGTGGCGCGCTGCACTTTCGTGCAGCCTTAGAGCATTTACACTTTTTCAAAGTTAACATGCTCTAAAGCCTTGCCGCCCCGGAAGGAGGCAGGAAGATCACGATAGCGCTTGCCCGCACGCCATGCAACAGGGCTTGCGCCTTGGCAGACGGTGTTGACGCCACAAAATTTGCCCGCATGCCACGCAACTGCGCCTCAGGCTGACGCGTCCTGGCCCGAAGCCCTGGTCCATATCCTGCCGTATCCTGCCGTATTCTGGTCCGAAACCTGGTCCGAAACCTGGCCCGAAAACTGACCCGAACCCTTGCGCTCGGCTATTTTTTGACAAAAAGCCAGAGGGCTTGTACTGCCCATAGCCAGGTGTTGACAAAGGGAATCGCTTGCGACATGCTATTACATAGCAAATCAATAAGTAATACACGCACGGCACAGTACGCCGATATAAAACAAGAAATCGAGCGACCACCGCAAAGGGGAACCACAATGAATCATGAAAAAGGCTTGCGGTTTGAAACCCTGCAAGTACACGCCGGGCAGGAGAAGCCAGACGCAGCCAGCGGTTCACGGGCCGTGCCCATTTACCAGACGACCTCCTACGTGTTTGACGACTGTGCCCACGCCGAGGCCCGTTTCAACCTGACCGACCCCGGCAACATTTACAGCCGTTTGACCAATCCCACGCAGGACGCGCTGGAACAAAGGGTGGCGGCCCTTGAAGGAGGCGTGGGAGCTCTTGCCACCGCCAGCGGTGCGGCCGCCGTGAGCTACGCTCTGCAAAATCTCGCCAGCGCCGGGGACCACATTGTTGCCGCCAAAACCCTGTACGGCGGCACCTACAATTTGCTTGCCCATACGCTCAAGACCTGGGGCATTGAGACGACCTTTGTGGATCCCGCCCAGATTGATTCCTTTGAACAGGCCATCACGCCCAAGACCCGCGCCCTTTTTGTGGAGAGCATGGGCAATCCCCATAGCAACATTGTGGATATGGAAGCGCTGGCAGCCCTGGCCCACCGTCACGGCATCCCCCTGGTGGTGGACAACACCTTTGCGACCCCCTGGCTTATGCGCCCCATTGAATACGGCGCGGACATCGTCGTGCATTCCGCCACAAAATTCATGGGCGGACACGGCGCCGCCCTTGGCGGCGTCATCGTGGACAGCGGCCGCTTTGACTGGGCCGCGTCCGGCAAGTTTTCCCACCTGAGTGAGCCAGATCCGAGCTATCACGGCCTGAGCTTCACCAAGGCCGTCGGGGCGGCGGCCTACATAGTGCGGGCTCGGGCCATCCTGTTGCGCGATCTTGGCGCGACAATGGCCCCCCTGCACGCTTTTTTGATCCTTCAGGGACTTGAAACACTGTCGTTGCGCGTGGAACGCCATGTGCAGAACGCCCTGACCGTGGTGCGCCATCTGGACAATCACCCCAAGGTGCAGACCGTCAATCACCCGAGCCTGCCCCACAGCCCCAGCCACGCTCTGTACGAGCGCTACTTCCCCAACGGGGGCGGCAGCATCTTCACCATTGAGGTCAAGGGCGGCGCGGCCGAAGCCAGAGCCTTTATTGACAAGCTGCGCATCTTCTCGCTGCTGGCCAACGTGGCTGACGCCAAATCGCTGGTGATCCACCCCGCGTCCACCACGCACTCGCAAATGACCGAAGAAGAACTGGCAGTTACGGGAATCTGGCCCAATACCGTGCGCCTCTCCATAGGCATCGAACACATTGACGACATCCTGGCTGACCTGGATCAGGCATTGGCCTCCCTGTAAGCATTGAACAAAGCCTCCTCACAAAAGCTCCCATGCCGCGCGTGGGAGCTTTTTGCGTTTGCGCGATACTCTGGCGTTCTGGCCTGTTCCCATGCCACGCAGCATGGATTTTTTCCGCGCCGAGCCGTAAGCGGGCTTTCTTGCTGCGATATATCGGTTTTACGTAAAAAAATCGCTACCTCGTGCGGGCCACGCCAAAATCCATTGTATTTTACAGGGGCATTGCATAGAGTGCCTGAGGCGGCGTCACGCCGCGCGGGCAAAATGTTTTCCCGCAGGCGCGGCGCGCCGCAGCGTATACTGCGCACCCCTTTGAGGAGAATTTTCATGCTGAAAAAGTTTGTGGCCTTTGTGTTTGTCATGCTTCTGGCCATGCCAGCTCTGGCGGAAGAGCTGAACACCAAATATTTTACTGTCTCTGTTCCCGAAGGATGGAAGGCCGTCATGCCTCCCACCGAAAAGCAGGGCACCACCAGCGCCATTTTCGCCAACTCCGCCGGGGATGCCTCGGTGACGCTTGTGATCAGCCCCAACGGCGGCGCGGATACCAAAACCATCGCAGAGATGTTTGCCAAACAGTTCAAGGCCCCCAAGCCGCCTGTTGAAAAGGGCGGTCAGTATACCTTCACCTTTGCGCAGCAGGACATCACAAGCCAGGCATGGGTCGCCTCGCAGGGCGACGTGTTCATGCTTACGGTCATGGCTGGCGACCGCAAATCTGCTGCGGCCTTTGTAAAAAAATACGTTAAAAGCGCCGATTTTCCGGCATTGCTGCCCAAATAAGTTTTCGTCTGTTTTGACGAAAAAGCGGCCATGTCATCAGCGACATGGCCGTTTTTCATTTGGCACACAAGCGTCCACAGACGGCGCCACCTGCCATGGCGGTATACGTCGTGGCAGGATACGTCGTGGCAACAAATGCTCTTGCTTTCCAAAGTGCCTGCCGCAAAAGCGCAGACGCCCACCTCAAAACATCTGCGGACACCTGTTATGACAGCGACATAGGACCAGCGCATCCAGGTGGACGCCCACAATGTTCTTGCTACTTTTTATTTTTTTGTGCTACATACGCCACACGCGGCATGACGCCGTCAAACATTGCCACGGCCATAAAATTCAACGGAAGGATGCGATTATGTGGAAGTTCTGTTGCGCGTGCATGGCGCTTGCGCTTTTTTGGGGAACCCAGGCTCAGGCCCATTTTGGCATGGTCATTCCTTCCACCCCCACAGTCACGGACAAAAAAGAATCTCCGCTCAAACTGGACATAGCCTTTGCCCATCCTATGGAACTGCAAGGCATGCCCATGGCGGAACCCAAGGCATTCACCGTCACCCATGACGGCACGACCGAGGACATCAAAAGCCTGCTCAATCCCGCCACCATTCTGGGCAACAAAGCCTGGACAGCCGCATACGCCATCAAAAAGCCCGGCGTCTATCAGTTCGCTGTTGAGCCGCAGCCCTATTTTGAACCCGCCGAGGACTGCTTCATCCTCCACTATACCAAGACCGTGGTCGCCGCTTTTGGCGAAGAGGAAAACTGGGGGCAGCCGCTGGGCCTCAAGACCGAAATCGTTCCCCTGACGCGGCCTTTCGGCAACTACTCCGGCAATGTTTTTCAGGGCCAGGTGCTGCTTGACGGCAAGCCCGTTCCCGGCGCGGAAGTTGAGGTTGAAAGCTACAACAAGGGCAAGGGCCATACCGCCCCCAACGAATATTACGTCACCCAGGTAGTCAAGGCCGACCAGAACGGCGTGTTCACCTACGGCGTGCCCTGGGCTGGCTGGTGGGGCTTTGCCGCCCTGAACACGGCTGAAGAAAAAATGAACTATGAGGGCGAAGCCAAATCCGTTGAGCTTGGCGCTGTTATCTGGGTCAACTTTGCGGCTCCCCGCATAAAATAGGGGATGGTCGCGCAGTGCGGCAAAAGTGCGCGCCTTCCTGGGCAGCGGCCTTTTGAAAAACAGACTCCGGCCCCATACCGTACGCCACGGCATGGGGCCGGGCTGTGAAAACATGCTGCGAAAGCTTACTCTGAAAAATCCCGGAACGCGCCCCAATGGCCGACGCTCCAGAGAAGGATGATCCATGCATATTGCCGAAGGTGTTCTGTCCCCACCCATTCTGGCCGCAGGCTACGCCCTGACGGCCGTGGGCACGGCCCTTGGTCTGCGCCGCCTGGACTATGACAAGCTCATGACCGTGGCCATTCTGGCCGCGACCTTTTTTGTGGGTTCGCTCATACACGTCCCCATCGGCCCTTCCAGCGCGCACCTTATTCTCAACGGTCTTCTGGGCGTACTGCTGGGGTGGGCTGTCTTTCCCGCCATTCTGGCCGCACTCGCCTTGCAGGCGCTGCTCTTTCAGTACGGCGGCCTTGTTGTTCTGGGCGTCAATACGTTCACCATGGGCTTTTCCGGGCTCGTGGCCTGGTATGTTTTCCGCAGCCTTGTCCGCCTCTGGCCCGGCATGAAGGGTTTACGGGCCGCCGCCTTTTGCGGGGGCGCCGTCGGCGTGCTGGGCGCGGGGCTGCTCACCGCCCTGGCCCTGGCGTGGAGCAATGAGGGTTTCCTCACCGCCGCCCGGCTCATTTTTCTGGCTCACCTGCCGGTCATGCTGGTCGAAGGGCTCATCACCATGTTTACCGTGGGCTTTATTGCCCGCGTCCGCCCGGAAATGCTGCACGTTTCCAGCGCCGCGTTCCAACCGGGCCAGGCCTGAGCAGCCGGAAAGGAGTTTTCATGTTCCTTGGCAATGCCGCTTCTTTTCGGACAATCCGCACAGGACGGCCTGACTGCCTGCCTGCGCAGCGCTCTTCTGTCCCAGTGCTTGCCCCAGCGCTGCCGTTATCCGCGCCTCTGGCTGCCCTGCTGCTTGCCGCCGCGCTTCTGCTTGCGCTTCAGACTCCCGCCCTTGCGCACCGGGTAAACATCTTCGCCTGGACTGAAGGCCCGCAGGTTGCCGTCAAATGCGGCTTCAGCGGCGGCAACAGCGTCAGGAACGGAGAGGTCACGGTATACGATGCGGCTAACGGCCAGGTTTTGCTCACAGGCCGGACAGACACGGAAGGACTTTTTCGTTTTGATATTCCGCCCAAGGGACGGGAGCACGGCCTGCGCATACGTATCAATGCTGGTGAAGGGCATCAGAACGAATGGCTGCTGGAAGCGGCCGAACTGTCCGCTGCTCCCGCTGCGGCTCCGGCCGCGCCCCGCCATGCCGAAATCACGGCCAATGCGGCGGCGAAAAACACTGGCGGCCCCAGCGCCGGGCCGCCGCCCGCAGGCAAGGGTCTGCCCGCCGCCCCGGAAATTTCAGGTTCCGGCCCTGTGAGCGCCGCAGAAATACAGGCCATTGTGGATACCGCCCTTGAGGCGCAGGAGGCAAGAATCTCCGCCCTGCTGGACTCCCGCCTGTCCCCCGTGAAGCGGCAACTGGCCGAAATGCGCACAGACGAACCGGGCCTGCGCGAAATCGTGGGCGGCATGGGCTGGTTTGTGGGTCTGGCCGGACTGGCCCTTTACTTCCGTTCCCGGCGGCGGTAACTGTCGGCATGTTTGACCAGCCCTTTGTACGCCCTTCGGCCATACAGCGCATTGACCCGCGTGTGCGTATGGCCCTTGCAGCGCTGACCGCGTTGTGCCTTTCGACGCTGCAGGACGTGACCGCCAGTTGCGCGGGACTTGGCCTGGGCCTGATTCTGCTGATCCTGGCCCGTCCGCCCCTGCTGCCGCTGTTGCGTCGCCTGGCGGTGATCAACATGTTTGCGGCCTTTTTGTGGTGTGTTACCCCGCTGACCATGCCCGGACAGGAAGTGGCGCGGTGGGGTTTCATAAGCTTGAGCGCCGAGGGTCTGCATCTGGCCCTGCTCGTCACCATCAAGTCCAATGCCATTGTCTGTGTTTTTCTGGCCCTTGTGGCCACAATGGACACGCCAACGGCGGGGCATGCCCTGGAATGCCTGCGCTGCCCGCGAAAACTGGTGTTTCTTTTTCTGTTTACCGCCCGGCAGGTGCACGACATTGCGCAGCAATGGCAGTGCCTGAGCGTTGCCGCGCGGCTGCGCGGCTTTCGCCCGCGCACCGGTATGCATACCTACCGCACCGTGGCTTCTTTGTTGGGGCTTTTGCTGGTGCGCAGCTACGAACGTTCACAGAGAGTGCGCGAAGCCATGCTGCTGCGGGGATTTTCTGGCCAGTTCCGCTCGGTGGCGGTATTTAAGGCGCGTCCCGTGGACGGCCTTTTTGCCCTCCTGATGCTGCTCTGCCTTGCAGGACTTGTGCTTATGGAGTACCGGGA
This DNA window, taken from Desulfovibrio sp. 86, encodes the following:
- a CDS encoding cobalamin biosynthesis protein CbiL, with amino-acid sequence MFLGNAASFRTIRTGRPDCLPAQRSSVPVLAPALPLSAPLAALLLAAALLLALQTPALAHRVNIFAWTEGPQVAVKCGFSGGNSVRNGEVTVYDAANGQVLLTGRTDTEGLFRFDIPPKGREHGLRIRINAGEGHQNEWLLEAAELSAAPAAAPAAPRHAEITANAAAKNTGGPSAGPPPAGKGLPAAPEISGSGPVSAAEIQAIVDTALEAQEARISALLDSRLSPVKRQLAEMRTDEPGLREIVGGMGWFVGLAGLALYFRSRRR
- the cbiM gene encoding cobalt transporter CbiM, with the protein product MHIAEGVLSPPILAAGYALTAVGTALGLRRLDYDKLMTVAILAATFFVGSLIHVPIGPSSAHLILNGLLGVLLGWAVFPAILAALALQALLFQYGGLVVLGVNTFTMGFSGLVAWYVFRSLVRLWPGMKGLRAAAFCGGAVGVLGAGLLTALALAWSNEGFLTAARLIFLAHLPVMLVEGLITMFTVGFIARVRPEMLHVSSAAFQPGQA
- the cbiQ gene encoding cobalt ECF transporter T component CbiQ — encoded protein: MFDQPFVRPSAIQRIDPRVRMALAALTALCLSTLQDVTASCAGLGLGLILLILARPPLLPLLRRLAVINMFAAFLWCVTPLTMPGQEVARWGFISLSAEGLHLALLVTIKSNAIVCVFLALVATMDTPTAGHALECLRCPRKLVFLFLFTARQVHDIAQQWQCLSVAARLRGFRPRTGMHTYRTVASLLGLLLVRSYERSQRVREAMLLRGFSGQFRSVAVFKARPVDGLFALLMLLCLAGLVLMEYRDQIYGL
- a CDS encoding DUF4198 domain-containing protein; amino-acid sequence: MWKFCCACMALALFWGTQAQAHFGMVIPSTPTVTDKKESPLKLDIAFAHPMELQGMPMAEPKAFTVTHDGTTEDIKSLLNPATILGNKAWTAAYAIKKPGVYQFAVEPQPYFEPAEDCFILHYTKTVVAAFGEEENWGQPLGLKTEIVPLTRPFGNYSGNVFQGQVLLDGKPVPGAEVEVESYNKGKGHTAPNEYYVTQVVKADQNGVFTYGVPWAGWWGFAALNTAEEKMNYEGEAKSVELGAVIWVNFAAPRIK